The sequence ATATGCCAGCATCTACAGAAAAAGTAAAAATGTTTTAGTGAAAATCCTGAAGAGGGGATGGGAAAAAAACAGAACGGCCAGCAGCTGGCTTTAGTTGGCTTTCATTTGACTTAGCAGTTGGGCAGACTGACACCCAATTGATATGTTTATCAGTTGGAGAAATTCCAAGTAAGCTGTTCAAAAGATTTAGAAGTCGATAAGCATAAACGAAAATTTCCCAGCAACTAAATAAACTCTTTTTTCCTTAGAACCAAGATGGTGAGCTTGACAACGATTGTGGCTACTGGCCTGCTTCAAGTGCTGGGCATATCCTTTTTTGTGGCCCAGCCGAAGGATCAGTGCTCGCCGGCTCCCCCAATTGGAAGCTGTATATTTCTGATGGCCATTCTCCTGCTGTTTTGGGACTCTGATATGATTCCCAGGAAATTGAAGAAATATTCACCAAGGATTTTGGCTTGCGGCGATCTTATATTAACGATCTTCTTCACCGAAATAATTCTACTGATTGGGTGGTGTGGATTCGAAAGGATTACCCATAGGACAGTGATGATTTTGTGCCACGGAAGGATGTGGTGCCTTTACGGGCTGATGACTTTTACCAATATTTTGGGTGCCATTGCATCGCTGGGCATTGTGATTGAGGTGGTGTGTCCTGCCCAGATGAAGGTTTCGGTGGCTAAGGTCCTTTCCAGACTGCCCATTCCCCAGGGAACCGGACCCCTGTTCGATTACATTCAGGATGTGCGCACCTACGTGATGGGCTTCATCTACTTTTCGCAACTGACTCGCGAGGAGCGTTTGCTATCAGTTCGTGCCTTTGAGATGCAAGTGCTGCGTTCCAAGGCCTCGCAGATGGAGGTGCTGGATGATTCTCCTGGCCAGCAGGAAAATCAAGTGGACGGGGAAGAACCGGAAGACGAGAATCAAAAGCCACCGGAACCGGAGATCGTCCAGGAGATGTCCCCGTgaattgtttattatttatacaaatttatgcCAACAGCTGTTGCTATCGCCCGCCTTATTGTTGTCGTCCtttttctttcttgtttttttcctGGGTGGGATGCCTTTCATTTTCCGATTTTCCGGAATTCGGTCCACCCATTGTTtgcttttcattttttgctcCAACTGTTTTCCTTGCGGTGGCCATTTTAATTTTCGCCTTTTTTCCTTGCCTCGCCGCCGTCGTTGTTGCCATGTTAGCCGCAATTGATTTGCcgtaaattgtatttttaatcTGTCCGACAAACGTTCGACATTCGATTTCGTTTCGAAATATGTTGAAAGCGATTCTGTTTGTATTTCTTTCAGCTCTGCGGCATCGCAGGCGAATGGGTCCGGGGAATAGGGAATAGGGTGTTAATGAGTGTGTCAAGGGTTTTATTTATTCGTTAGGTAATTGACAGCGAGCTGCAGTTCCGAAAACGCTGCTCCCAAAAATGTGGAAACTTGAAATTATCTCGGACAGCCTTATACATTTTGTCAGTTTATTCTTGAAGAGCATTTCCCAAATGTCCAATAGAATTAATTCTTTTTCCTATATTctcctttaaaaataaataataacaaaaacttGTTAATTTTTGGTAATGACATCTATAAATTATAGActattataatttttagtCTGTCTTTACTTTTTATTAAAACTGTCTATCAAAATCTCTCGAATTTGTGACGAAAATATATACCCGGAACTTCACAGCTAACACAAATATTTACACCAATTTATTTGTAGATTTTTAGATGCAATCGATTAAATTGCAAATTCGGCATTGAGTTGCTCATCAAAGAGCGGgcgaata is a genomic window of Drosophila suzukii chromosome 2L, CBGP_Dsuzu_IsoJpt1.0, whole genome shotgun sequence containing:
- the LOC108011988 gene encoding uncharacterized protein, translating into MFISWRNSKTKMVSLTTIVATGLLQVLGISFFVAQPKDQCSPAPPIGSCIFLMAILLLFWDSDMIPRKLKKYSPRILACGDLILTIFFTEIILLIGWCGFERITHRTVMILCHGRMWCLYGLMTFTNILGAIASLGIVIEVVCPAQMKVSVAKVLSRLPIPQGTGPLFDYIQDVRTYVMGFIYFSQLTREERLLSVRAFEMQVLRSKASQMEVLDDSPGQQENQVDGEEPEDENQKPPEPEIVQEMSP